The proteins below are encoded in one region of Paeniglutamicibacter cryotolerans:
- the dnaA gene encoding chromosomal replication initiator protein DnaA, with product MSTDESNSVGSSWRQVVRNLEQDDRVTPRQRAFVVLAQPQGLIGTTLLLAVPNELTREVLQTQLKEPLDDALRATFRSDIRCAFSIDADLVPDNEEPPAVEQPPVPKERISDNRPQPAPPSTSQEFGRLNPKYIFDTFVIGSSNRFAHAAAVAVAEAPAKAYNPLFIYGDSGLGKTHLLHAIGHYARHLYNGIRVRYVNSEEFTNDFINSIRDDEGATFKQTYRNVDILLIDDIQFLANKDATQEEFFHTFNALHNHNKQVVITSDLPPKQLAGFEDRMRSRFEWGLLTDIQPPELETRIAILRKKATAENLHAPDEVMEYIASKISTNIRELEGALIRVTAFASLNNQVVDMSLAETVLKDLITDEGAQEITPATIVAQTAEYFNLSIEELNSKSRTRTLVTARQIAMYLLRELTDMSLPKIGQELGGRDHTTVIHADRKIRELMAERRAIFNQVTELTNRIKQRQREG from the coding sequence GTGAGCACGGACGAGTCGAACAGCGTAGGCAGTTCTTGGCGACAGGTTGTACGCAACCTGGAACAGGACGATCGCGTGACTCCCCGTCAGCGTGCTTTCGTGGTTCTGGCCCAGCCCCAAGGCCTCATCGGAACGACTCTGCTGCTGGCAGTTCCCAATGAGCTGACACGCGAAGTCCTCCAGACCCAGCTGAAGGAACCACTCGATGACGCGCTGCGCGCCACGTTCCGTTCCGATATCCGTTGTGCCTTCAGCATCGATGCAGATCTCGTCCCCGACAACGAGGAGCCACCTGCAGTAGAACAGCCCCCGGTGCCCAAGGAACGAATCAGCGACAATCGTCCCCAGCCTGCCCCTCCCTCGACATCACAGGAATTCGGCCGCCTGAACCCGAAATACATCTTCGATACGTTCGTGATCGGTTCATCGAACCGTTTCGCTCATGCCGCAGCTGTTGCAGTGGCTGAGGCTCCGGCCAAGGCGTACAACCCGCTGTTCATCTATGGGGATTCGGGACTTGGTAAGACCCACTTGTTGCACGCAATTGGCCATTATGCGCGGCACCTCTATAACGGGATCCGAGTCCGTTACGTGAATTCGGAGGAATTCACCAACGATTTCATCAACTCGATCCGTGACGATGAGGGTGCCACCTTCAAGCAGACCTACCGTAACGTCGACATCCTGCTGATTGACGACATCCAATTCCTGGCAAACAAAGATGCGACGCAGGAAGAGTTCTTCCATACCTTCAATGCCCTGCACAATCACAACAAGCAGGTAGTCATCACCTCAGACCTGCCTCCCAAGCAGCTCGCTGGCTTCGAGGACCGCATGCGCTCGCGCTTTGAATGGGGCTTGCTCACCGATATCCAGCCTCCGGAGCTGGAAACGCGCATTGCCATCCTTCGCAAGAAGGCAACAGCGGAAAACCTGCATGCTCCGGACGAGGTCATGGAATACATCGCATCCAAGATCTCCACGAACATCCGCGAACTCGAAGGCGCGCTCATCCGTGTTACTGCCTTCGCCTCTTTGAACAACCAGGTCGTTGACATGTCACTGGCCGAAACGGTGCTTAAGGACCTGATCACCGATGAGGGCGCCCAGGAAATCACGCCGGCCACGATCGTGGCGCAGACAGCGGAGTATTTCAACCTTTCCATAGAGGAACTCAACAGCAAATCCAGGACCCGAACGTTGGTGACGGCACGCCAGATCGCCATGTACCTGCTGCGCGAGCTCACCGACATGTCTCTACCGAAGATCGGGCAGGAGCTGGGAGGCCGTGACCACACCACGGTGATCCATGCGGACCGCAAAATCCGCGAACTCATGGCCGAACGGCGAGCAATCTTCAACCAGGTGACCGAACTGACGAACCGAATCAAGCAGCGTCAGCGCGAGGGTTAG
- the rpmH gene encoding 50S ribosomal protein L34, whose protein sequence is MSKRTFQPNNRRRAKKHGFRLRMRTRAGRAILAARRTKGRTELSA, encoded by the coding sequence GTGAGCAAGCGGACTTTTCAGCCCAATAACCGTCGTCGTGCCAAGAAGCACGGTTTCCGCCTTCGTATGCGTACCCGTGCAGGCCGTGCCATCCTGGCAGCCCGTCGCACCAAGGGCCGTACCGAACTTTCTGCATAA
- the dnaN gene encoding DNA polymerase III subunit beta: MKFRVEKDVLAEAVSWTARSLSQRPPSPVLSGILITAASGTVSLAGFDYEISAHLEIGADVVEEGTILVSGKLLAEICRSLPQSTATVETDGSKVTITCGRSRFHLATMPVADYPELPVLPEVSGVVDGEAFAQAVSQVIVAASRDDTLPILTGVKMEIEDDLITFLATDRYRLAMREVRWKPSTPGLSTSALVKAKTLSEVAKTLGNAGELKIALGEGNELIGFESGSRRTTSLLVDGDYPKIRSLFPENTPIHATVRTSELIEAVRRVAVVAERNTPVRLSFTSGQLSLDAGTGEDAQAEESIEAQIDGEEITVAFNPAYLGEGLNAFDSDYVRFSFTSAPKPAMMTAQASLDGEDNGDYRYLVMPVRLPNISG, translated from the coding sequence GTGAAGTTCAGAGTCGAGAAGGATGTCTTGGCCGAGGCCGTATCCTGGACTGCCCGCTCGCTTTCACAGCGCCCGCCTTCTCCGGTGCTTTCCGGAATTCTCATCACCGCGGCAAGCGGAACGGTTTCCCTGGCTGGTTTCGATTACGAAATTTCTGCCCACCTGGAAATTGGCGCCGATGTCGTCGAAGAAGGAACCATCCTGGTTTCTGGAAAGCTCTTGGCCGAGATCTGCCGCAGCCTGCCGCAGTCAACGGCAACGGTTGAAACCGATGGTTCAAAAGTCACGATCACTTGTGGCCGCAGTCGGTTCCATCTGGCCACCATGCCGGTAGCCGACTACCCGGAACTTCCGGTCCTTCCTGAAGTTTCCGGTGTCGTTGATGGCGAAGCCTTTGCCCAGGCCGTCAGCCAGGTGATCGTCGCTGCGTCCCGTGACGACACATTGCCCATCCTCACCGGCGTGAAGATGGAAATCGAAGACGACCTGATTACCTTCCTCGCAACGGACCGCTACCGACTAGCCATGCGTGAAGTCCGCTGGAAGCCCAGCACGCCAGGACTTTCCACATCAGCACTGGTCAAAGCCAAGACATTGAGTGAAGTTGCTAAGACTCTGGGTAACGCCGGCGAACTAAAAATCGCGTTAGGCGAAGGCAACGAACTCATCGGATTCGAAAGTGGAAGCCGCCGGACTACCTCGCTGCTGGTCGACGGCGACTACCCCAAGATCCGTTCACTATTCCCGGAAAACACACCGATTCATGCCACGGTACGCACCAGTGAACTGATCGAGGCAGTACGCCGCGTCGCTGTCGTTGCTGAACGAAACACCCCGGTGCGGCTTTCCTTCACCTCCGGCCAGCTTTCGTTGGATGCCGGTACGGGCGAGGATGCCCAGGCCGAGGAATCCATCGAAGCACAAATCGATGGCGAGGAAATCACCGTTGCGTTCAACCCCGCCTACCTGGGTGAAGGACTAAATGCGTTCGACAGCGACTATGTGCGCTTCTCATTCACCAGTGCACCGAAACCGGCCATGATGACGGCCCAGGCCTCGCTCGACGGTGAAGACAATGGCGACTACCGCTACCTGGTCATGCCCGTACGACTGCCGAACATCTCCGGCTAG
- the gyrB gene encoding DNA topoisomerase (ATP-hydrolyzing) subunit B, producing MSTENTEPQDPSDGEAVDPGTGTQAAPAAASGKVEHTYGAQDITVLEGLEAVRKRPGMYIGSTGPRGLHHLVYEVVDNSVDEALAGYCDHIKITLQDDGGVRVVDNGRGIPVDIHPTEHKPTVEVVMTILHAGGKFGGGGYAVSGGLHGVGISVVNALSARVDTEVRRQGSVWRMTFADGGKPQGTLVKGEDTDETGTIQTFYPDPTIFETTVFDFETLRARFQQMAFLNKGLRITMTDERAPAVDGDEIATEIDEDAETAPKHKVVDYFYKDGLLDYVKHLNSSKKVELVHEDVIAFESEDTTKGISVEVAMQWTNAYSESVHTYANTINTHEGGTHEEGFRAAMTGLINRYAREKAILKEKDENLTGDDIREGLTAVISVKLAEPQFEGQTKTKLGNSMAKGFVQGVVNEELGDWLERNPNTARDIIRKAQLASQARMAARKARDNARRKSPLESFGMPGKLSDCSSKNPVECEVFIVEGDSAGGSAKRGRDPRVQAILPLRGKILNVERARLDRALGNAEVQAMITAFGTGIGEEFDLAKLRYHKIVLMADADVDGQHITTLLLTLLFRFMRPLIENGYVYLAMPPLYRIKWSNSAHEYVYSDKERDEALLAGSAKNKRLPKDNGIQRYKGLGEMDYSELWDTTMDPAHRTLRQITMEDAAASDQVFSVLMGEDVESRRNFIQQNAKDVRFLDI from the coding sequence GTGTCTACCGAGAACACCGAACCCCAGGATCCATCCGACGGCGAAGCAGTCGACCCCGGCACCGGAACCCAGGCGGCCCCGGCTGCCGCGAGCGGCAAGGTAGAGCACACCTACGGCGCCCAGGACATCACGGTGCTGGAGGGACTCGAGGCAGTACGCAAGCGTCCGGGCATGTACATCGGCTCCACGGGCCCGCGCGGCCTGCACCACCTCGTGTACGAAGTCGTCGACAACTCCGTTGATGAGGCGCTGGCCGGCTACTGCGACCACATCAAGATCACGCTGCAGGACGACGGCGGGGTCAGGGTCGTCGATAACGGCCGCGGTATTCCGGTGGACATCCACCCCACCGAGCACAAGCCCACGGTCGAGGTCGTCATGACGATCCTGCACGCCGGCGGCAAGTTCGGCGGCGGCGGCTACGCCGTTTCCGGTGGTCTGCACGGAGTCGGCATCTCCGTCGTGAATGCCTTGTCGGCACGCGTGGACACCGAGGTCAGGCGCCAGGGCAGCGTGTGGCGGATGACCTTCGCCGATGGTGGCAAGCCGCAGGGCACCCTGGTCAAGGGAGAAGACACCGACGAGACCGGAACCATCCAGACCTTTTACCCGGATCCGACGATCTTCGAGACCACCGTCTTCGATTTCGAGACGCTGCGCGCCCGCTTCCAGCAGATGGCCTTCCTGAACAAGGGCCTGCGCATCACCATGACCGATGAGCGTGCCCCGGCCGTGGACGGCGACGAGATCGCCACCGAAATCGATGAGGACGCCGAAACGGCACCCAAGCACAAGGTCGTCGACTATTTCTACAAGGACGGGCTGCTGGACTACGTCAAGCACCTGAACTCCTCCAAGAAGGTCGAACTCGTCCACGAGGACGTCATCGCGTTCGAATCTGAGGACACCACCAAGGGCATCTCCGTCGAGGTGGCGATGCAGTGGACGAACGCGTATTCCGAGTCGGTCCACACCTACGCGAATACCATCAACACCCACGAGGGCGGCACCCACGAAGAGGGCTTCCGCGCCGCGATGACCGGCCTGATCAACAGGTACGCCCGCGAAAAGGCGATCCTGAAGGAAAAGGACGAGAACCTTACCGGCGACGACATCCGCGAGGGCCTGACGGCCGTCATCTCGGTGAAGCTCGCCGAACCGCAGTTCGAGGGCCAGACCAAGACCAAGCTAGGCAACTCCATGGCCAAGGGCTTCGTCCAGGGCGTGGTCAATGAGGAACTCGGTGACTGGCTCGAGCGCAACCCGAACACCGCGCGGGACATCATCCGCAAGGCCCAGCTCGCCTCGCAGGCCCGCATGGCAGCGCGCAAGGCACGCGACAACGCGCGCCGAAAGTCCCCGCTGGAATCCTTCGGCATGCCCGGAAAGCTCTCAGACTGTTCCTCGAAGAACCCGGTCGAGTGTGAGGTCTTCATCGTGGAGGGCGACTCGGCAGGCGGTTCGGCCAAGCGTGGGCGCGATCCGCGCGTACAGGCCATCCTGCCTCTGCGTGGCAAGATCCTGAACGTCGAACGCGCCCGGCTCGACCGTGCGTTGGGCAATGCAGAGGTCCAGGCCATGATCACCGCCTTCGGTACCGGCATCGGCGAGGAATTCGACCTGGCCAAGCTTCGTTACCACAAAATCGTGTTGATGGCAGATGCCGATGTCGACGGCCAGCACATCACCACGCTGCTGCTGACGCTGCTCTTCCGTTTCATGCGCCCGCTGATCGAAAACGGCTATGTGTACCTGGCGATGCCGCCGCTGTATCGGATCAAGTGGTCCAACTCGGCGCACGAATACGTGTACTCGGACAAGGAACGCGACGAGGCCCTGCTGGCCGGTTCGGCCAAGAACAAGCGCCTGCCCAAGGACAACGGCATCCAGCGCTACAAGGGCCTGGGCGAGATGGACTACTCGGAGCTGTGGGACACCACCATGGATCCGGCTCACCGCACCCTGCGCCAGATCACCATGGAAGACGCTGCTGCATCTGACCAGGTCTTCTCCGTACTCATGGGTGAGGACGTCGAATCCCGACGCAACTTCATCCAGCAGAACGCCAAGGACGTGCGCTTC
- the yidC gene encoding membrane protein insertase YidC, which translates to MNFIDTLLTPFRYVVSWILWAFHELFSFMGMDPNSGWTWTLSIIFLVLLVRTALIPVFVKQIKAQRAMQALQPDLKKLQAKYKGKKDQLSQQAMIAEQRALFKTHKTNPLSSCLPILVQMPFFFALFRVLNSASQANNDNVGIGALSAQHIQSFDKSQIFGAPLSQTFLGTINSGAANVSVIVIALIMIIAMTGSQFITQKQIMTKNMTKEALEGPFMQQQKMMLYILPLVFGIGGINFPIGVLIYWTASNVWTLGQQFYVIRNNPTPGSQAAIELNERRAAKGLPPLGQKKTDEEIVPEIVEPKVQRSQPARKNRKKK; encoded by the coding sequence ATGAATTTCATTGACACTCTGCTGACACCCTTCAGGTATGTGGTCTCGTGGATCCTGTGGGCCTTCCACGAGCTGTTCTCTTTTATGGGGATGGATCCCAACTCCGGATGGACTTGGACGCTGTCCATCATCTTCCTGGTGCTTCTGGTTCGTACCGCGCTGATCCCGGTCTTCGTCAAGCAGATCAAGGCACAGCGCGCGATGCAGGCCCTGCAGCCCGATCTGAAGAAGCTGCAGGCAAAGTACAAAGGCAAGAAGGACCAGCTTTCACAGCAGGCGATGATTGCCGAGCAGCGAGCCCTGTTCAAGACGCACAAGACCAACCCACTGTCGTCGTGCCTCCCGATCCTTGTACAGATGCCGTTCTTCTTCGCCCTGTTCCGGGTTTTGAACAGCGCTTCGCAGGCCAACAACGACAACGTCGGCATCGGCGCACTCAGTGCCCAGCACATTCAGAGCTTCGATAAGTCCCAGATTTTCGGGGCTCCCCTTTCGCAGACGTTCCTGGGCACTATCAACAGCGGTGCCGCAAACGTCTCCGTTATCGTCATCGCGCTTATCATGATCATTGCCATGACTGGTTCGCAGTTCATTACGCAGAAGCAGATCATGACAAAGAACATGACCAAGGAGGCCCTCGAGGGTCCGTTCATGCAGCAGCAGAAGATGATGCTCTACATCCTCCCGCTGGTCTTCGGCATCGGTGGCATTAACTTCCCCATCGGCGTGCTCATCTATTGGACCGCATCCAACGTCTGGACCCTTGGCCAGCAGTTCTACGTCATCCGAAACAACCCGACCCCGGGTTCCCAGGCAGCCATCGAGCTGAACGAACGTCGTGCCGCTAAGGGCCTTCCGCCGCTCGGCCAGAAGAAAACCGATGAAGAAATAGTGCCAGAGATCGTTGAGCCCAAGGTGCAGCGTTCGCAGCCCGCGCGCAAGAACAGGAAGAAGAAGTAG
- the rnpA gene encoding ribonuclease P protein component — translation MLPKDHRLRFSQDFAATVRSGTRTGRRNVVLYARLRTFGADEPTRFGFIVSKAVGNAVHRNLVKRRFRALAAEVIATGPVGLDIVIRALPGAAEQDWSELGKQVNSALGSAVRKAGGTDDSVNG, via the coding sequence GTGTTGCCCAAGGATCACCGGTTGCGTTTCTCGCAGGACTTTGCAGCTACCGTACGTTCCGGCACCCGCACTGGGCGCCGGAACGTAGTGCTATATGCACGTCTTCGCACTTTTGGCGCGGATGAACCGACTCGTTTTGGTTTTATCGTGTCCAAGGCAGTGGGTAATGCCGTTCATCGGAACCTAGTCAAGCGGCGTTTTCGCGCACTTGCAGCGGAAGTCATCGCGACGGGGCCGGTCGGGCTGGACATTGTCATTCGGGCGCTTCCCGGCGCCGCCGAGCAGGACTGGTCCGAGCTCGGTAAACAGGTGAACTCCGCCCTAGGATCGGCCGTGCGAAAGGCTGGTGGTACAGATGACTCAGTCAACGGCTAA
- the yidD gene encoding membrane protein insertion efficiency factor YidD: MTQSTAKPRTGPIWFLIDIPRNLIIIFLMTYRKLISPLYGDVCRYFPSCSAYGLEAVTVHGAVKGSVLTGWRILRCNPFSHGGIDYVPDGHRVWPEGKTPKIMVLNHPPIPADEDAADADRGA; the protein is encoded by the coding sequence ATGACTCAGTCAACGGCTAAGCCACGTACCGGACCGATATGGTTCCTGATCGATATCCCGCGGAACCTCATAATCATTTTTCTCATGACGTACCGGAAGCTGATTTCCCCACTTTACGGTGACGTCTGTCGCTATTTTCCCAGCTGTTCGGCTTATGGCCTCGAAGCGGTAACGGTACATGGTGCCGTTAAGGGCTCGGTCCTGACCGGCTGGAGAATTCTGCGCTGCAACCCGTTCAGTCACGGTGGGATCGATTACGTCCCCGACGGACACCGGGTTTGGCCAGAGGGCAAGACCCCAAAGATCATGGTGTTGAATCATCCACCGATTCCCGCCGACGAAGATGCCGCAGATGCGGACCGAGGAGCATGA
- a CDS encoding DUF721 domain-containing protein, protein MTQPPDEGPTEFDAARAMLNRMRQAALARGEIRIDAASAQRINQKISERKDADRSKRRNSAAPAQYKDGRDPQGIGNVFGRLVRDRGWTSPVAVGSVISRWPELVGPQIAEHCTPDSFEDSTVLVRCDSTAWAAQLKLLSHSLLKRFDEELGQGVVTVIRVLGPAAPNWRHGMRSVPGRGPRDTYG, encoded by the coding sequence ATGACGCAGCCCCCCGACGAGGGACCGACGGAGTTCGATGCGGCCCGGGCCATGCTCAACCGGATGCGGCAAGCAGCGCTAGCCCGCGGGGAAATCAGGATCGATGCGGCTTCAGCCCAGCGCATCAACCAGAAGATCTCCGAGCGCAAGGACGCGGACCGGTCCAAGCGGCGTAATTCGGCCGCCCCCGCCCAGTACAAGGATGGTCGGGACCCCCAGGGCATCGGCAACGTCTTCGGCCGGCTGGTGCGCGACCGCGGCTGGACTTCGCCCGTTGCCGTCGGATCGGTGATTTCGCGCTGGCCGGAGCTCGTAGGGCCGCAAATCGCCGAGCACTGCACGCCCGATTCGTTCGAGGACTCAACGGTGCTGGTGCGCTGCGATTCCACCGCCTGGGCGGCCCAATTGAAGTTGCTGAGCCACAGCCTGCTCAAGCGATTCGACGAAGAGTTGGGACAGGGTGTGGTCACGGTCATCCGGGTCTTGGGTCCCGCTGCACCGAACTGGCGCCACGGTATGCGAAGCGTTCCGGGGCGAGGTCCGAGGGACACCTACGGCTGA
- the recF gene encoding DNA replication/repair protein RecF (All proteins in this family for which functions are known are DNA-binding proteins that assist the filamentation of RecA onto DNA for the initiation of recombination or recombinational repair.): protein MYISHVSLTDFRSYDQLDLELAPGTNVLVGANGVGKTNIAEAIGYLATLSSHRVPNDGPLLRFGTERAMVRARVHRGRQTTALEVEITAGKANRARINRANPVRSREILGIVKTVLFAPEDLALVKGDPSNRRRFLDDLLVSLRPAQGANRGDYDRVLKQRNALLKSARKAGKLSETHEATLEVWDHHLAQAGARLLRGRLEVLGLLAPYLGAAYASLTDGSKPASAFYRSTIVEDIEDDGSPVTATPGMIPGSIASPALLEAGLPELEEMFMAAIASHRKKEVERGMTLVGPHRDELVLSLGPAPAKGYASHGETWSLALALRLASYKVFGEDDPREGAGPILILDDVFAELDVSRRAKLAAIVAGADQVIVTAAVAADVPAELSGRVLNVGPGGVTP from the coding sequence GTGTACATTTCACATGTTTCGCTGACGGATTTCCGCAGCTACGACCAGCTCGACCTTGAGCTGGCTCCCGGGACCAACGTACTGGTCGGAGCGAACGGCGTGGGTAAGACAAATATCGCGGAAGCCATCGGATATTTGGCCACGCTGTCTTCGCACCGGGTCCCGAACGACGGTCCGCTGCTTCGTTTCGGCACTGAACGAGCCATGGTCCGGGCCCGGGTTCACCGCGGACGCCAAACCACGGCGCTCGAGGTGGAAATTACCGCTGGCAAGGCTAACCGGGCAAGAATCAACCGAGCCAATCCAGTACGTTCACGCGAGATCCTGGGCATTGTGAAGACCGTGCTGTTTGCCCCCGAGGATCTGGCGCTGGTTAAGGGTGATCCGTCCAACCGCCGCCGGTTCCTAGATGACCTGCTCGTTTCCCTGCGCCCGGCTCAGGGTGCGAACCGCGGGGATTACGACAGGGTACTCAAACAGCGCAATGCCCTATTGAAATCCGCCCGCAAAGCTGGGAAGCTCAGCGAAACCCACGAGGCGACGCTGGAGGTCTGGGATCACCACCTGGCCCAGGCCGGTGCACGGCTGCTGCGTGGACGCCTCGAAGTGTTGGGCCTGCTCGCGCCGTATCTGGGGGCGGCTTACGCCTCGCTGACCGATGGCAGCAAACCCGCCTCCGCGTTCTACCGTTCCACCATCGTTGAAGACATCGAGGATGACGGGTCACCCGTTACTGCGACTCCCGGCATGATTCCGGGCTCCATCGCCTCCCCCGCACTGCTCGAGGCGGGGCTGCCCGAACTCGAGGAAATGTTCATGGCTGCCATCGCCTCGCACCGAAAAAAGGAAGTAGAACGCGGGATGACGCTTGTCGGCCCGCACCGGGATGAACTCGTGCTCTCGCTTGGACCCGCCCCAGCCAAGGGATATGCCTCCCACGGGGAGACCTGGTCGCTGGCCCTGGCCCTGCGTCTTGCCTCCTACAAGGTATTCGGGGAGGACGACCCGCGCGAGGGCGCCGGTCCGATCCTGATCCTCGATGACGTGTTCGCTGAACTCGATGTTTCACGGCGGGCCAAGCTCGCGGCCATAGTTGCCGGGGCGGATCAAGTCATAGTCACGGCAGCTGTGGCGGCGGACGTCCCAGCGGAACTCTCTGGCCGCGTGCTGAACGTCGGCCCGGGTGGCGTCACACCATGA